A genomic segment from Candidatus Saccharimonadales bacterium encodes:
- a CDS encoding PD-(D/E)XK nuclease family protein, translated as MTKRAKNLYDPSSTEPFKLSRTKIENFVQCPRCFYIDRRLGVGRPSIPGFTLNSAVDTLLKKEFDAHRIGKRAHPIMDAYGIDAIPYTHEKLDKWRENFHGVQYLHEPTNFLIFGAVDDIWENPAGELIVVDYKSTSKAGEVNLDDHWKDAYKRQMEVYQWLLRRNGFEVQPIGYFVYANGQTDRQAFDAKLEFNLTLLPYEGDDRWVGQALIDIHKCLGSDAIPDYTESCEHCQYRLAANEAESTAKATS; from the coding sequence ATGACTAAACGCGCCAAAAATCTTTATGACCCTAGCTCAACCGAGCCGTTTAAGCTGTCACGTACCAAAATCGAGAACTTCGTCCAGTGTCCGCGCTGTTTTTACATTGATAGACGACTCGGTGTTGGCCGACCTTCGATTCCAGGATTCACGCTCAACTCAGCCGTTGATACACTGCTCAAAAAAGAGTTCGATGCGCATCGAATTGGTAAAAGGGCGCATCCGATCATGGATGCCTACGGCATTGATGCCATCCCGTACACTCACGAAAAGTTGGATAAGTGGCGAGAAAATTTCCACGGTGTTCAGTACTTGCATGAGCCAACCAACTTTTTGATCTTTGGGGCCGTCGACGACATCTGGGAGAACCCAGCCGGAGAGCTAATAGTGGTGGACTATAAATCAACGAGTAAGGCCGGGGAGGTTAATTTAGATGATCATTGGAAGGACGCTTACAAGCGCCAGATGGAAGTTTACCAATGGCTGCTCAGGCGCAATGGATTCGAGGTCCAACCAATTGGTTACTTTGTTTATGCCAATGGCCAGACCGATCGCCAGGCTTTCGATGCCAAGTTAGAGTTCAATCTAACCCTGCTGCCTTATGAGGGTGATGATCGATGGGTGGGACAGGCTTTAATTGATATTCATAAATGCTTGGGGTCCGATGCAATTCCCGACTATACAGAGTCATGCGAACACTGCCAATATCGGCTAGCGGCTAATGAAGCCGAAAGTACTGCAAAAGCCACAAGCTGA
- a CDS encoding MarR family transcriptional regulator — protein MEKAAKARTTKFSQTLLYRLDRYVSKTVKAAESRLREVSGMSFSQFLVLMALVERGDLQQSSVADYVGVTPAVISKQVELLAGQGLLQLRPAHNDRRSNLVRITPSGRQSAQQALATVQEAFAASSAFPDHYKSKLQHWLDAQNL, from the coding sequence GTGGAGAAAGCGGCTAAGGCAAGGACAACAAAGTTTAGCCAGACGTTACTGTATCGTCTTGATCGTTACGTCTCAAAAACTGTGAAAGCCGCGGAATCCAGACTGCGAGAAGTTTCGGGAATGAGCTTCTCGCAGTTTCTGGTCTTAATGGCTTTAGTTGAGCGAGGAGACTTACAGCAGTCTAGCGTTGCCGACTACGTTGGAGTGACACCAGCAGTTATATCGAAACAAGTTGAATTACTGGCCGGCCAGGGTCTGCTGCAGCTGAGGCCAGCCCACAACGACCGCCGGTCTAACTTGGTTCGGATAACCCCGAGCGGTCGCCAAAGCGCTCAGCAGGCTCTAGCGACGGTTCAGGAGGCTTTTGCAGCTAGCTCGGCTTTTCCAGATCATTATAAATCCAAGCTGCAGCACTGGCTGGACGCCCAGAACCTCTAA
- a CDS encoding AIR synthase-related protein, which produces MSGEIKGEYALAGVDYSILQGFKDLMVEMGKKTLNFPNFRGVYVQNIRHSHGVVFDYLGPRKHRWCNTTEGLGNKNWIAEWMYQYAGTGRTYYEGIGIDMLLMAVNDVIAQGAMPAVYTDEVAAGDGEWFLDEHRARDFADSLLNGLMADGIALPAGETPALKHLINSTPPVISAPSLSGTITGIIAPRSRLITGEELQPGDHILGVASSGIHANGISLVIKRALDLPDQFLTKLPNGQMLGEEALIPTTSYVHLVEALLDEAVQIHALLPGTGDGIAKLAFDKRPFTYRVHSWVQEIPPLFLFMQELGVSLIDCLTTFNWGIGYYIFLPENEVERAIQIGTNAGYEILEVGRVEEGERQTIFEPAGLTLPPPGD; this is translated from the coding sequence GTGAGTGGTGAAATTAAGGGCGAATACGCTCTGGCTGGAGTTGACTACAGCATCCTCCAAGGCTTCAAAGACCTGATGGTTGAGATGGGCAAAAAGACCCTCAACTTTCCCAACTTCCGGGGTGTTTACGTTCAAAATATCCGGCATTCGCACGGAGTGGTCTTTGACTATCTCGGGCCTCGTAAGCATCGGTGGTGTAACACCACCGAGGGACTCGGGAACAAGAACTGGATCGCCGAGTGGATGTATCAGTACGCTGGGACCGGGCGGACCTACTACGAGGGCATCGGCATAGATATGCTCCTGATGGCGGTTAATGACGTCATTGCTCAGGGGGCCATGCCAGCTGTCTACACCGACGAGGTTGCGGCAGGGGACGGGGAATGGTTCTTGGACGAACATAGGGCCAGGGATTTTGCCGACAGCCTCCTAAATGGGCTAATGGCCGACGGCATTGCTTTGCCAGCGGGGGAGACACCAGCCTTGAAGCACCTCATCAACTCAACGCCGCCAGTGATCAGTGCGCCATCACTTAGCGGAACCATCACCGGCATCATTGCTCCCAGAAGTCGCCTGATCACCGGTGAAGAATTGCAGCCCGGCGATCACATTCTGGGCGTAGCCTCATCGGGTATCCACGCCAATGGCATCTCGCTAGTTATTAAGCGAGCATTGGATTTGCCAGACCAGTTCCTGACCAAGCTACCGAATGGGCAGATGCTGGGCGAGGAAGCTCTAATCCCGACAACTTCGTACGTCCATCTCGTCGAAGCACTGCTGGATGAGGCGGTTCAAATACACGCACTCCTTCCCGGCACCGGTGATGGCATCGCCAAACTGGCCTTCGACAAGCGCCCCTTCACTTACCGTGTTCACTCTTGGGTACAGGAAATCCCACCGCTCTTCCTATTCATGCAAGAACTCGGCGTCAGCTTGATTGACTGCCTGACGACCTTTAACTGGGGGATTGGCTATTACATCTTCCTGCCCGAGAACGAGGTTGAGCGTGCCATCCAAATTGGCACCAATGCTGGATACGAGATCCTGGAGGTCGGAAGAGTCGAAGAAGGCGAGCGTCAAACCATTTTCGAACCAGCCGGACTAACTCTACCGCCACCTGGCGACTAG
- a CDS encoding DUF1761 domain-containing protein yields the protein MATVDVNFAAVLVSALASMVVGAIWYSPALFAKPWMELTGRRDMNPAEGAAVGYTTAAAGSLITAYILAHFVSYAGAVTAMDGAITGAWAWLGFNGVSMLTTYTFAARPRKLWAIDSLQYLVVFVVMGMILAVWH from the coding sequence TTGGCAACTGTAGATGTTAATTTTGCGGCTGTTTTAGTTAGCGCTTTGGCCAGCATGGTGGTTGGTGCCATTTGGTATTCACCAGCCCTATTCGCAAAGCCTTGGATGGAGCTGACCGGACGCCGCGACATGAACCCAGCCGAGGGCGCCGCTGTTGGCTATACCACGGCTGCCGCGGGCTCGCTCATCACCGCCTATATTTTGGCTCATTTTGTCTCATATGCTGGGGCGGTGACGGCTATGGATGGTGCCATTACCGGAGCCTGGGCTTGGCTTGGCTTTAACGGTGTTTCGATGCTTACGACTTACACTTTTGCGGCCAGGCCACGCAAACTTTGGGCCATTGATTCGCTGCAATACTTAGTCGTTTTCGTCGTCATGGGCATGATACTAGCGGTTTGGCACTGA
- a CDS encoding DNA recombination protein RmuC, whose product MIALLIALFILVMGGFALIILLLNQRIGELKNDSGLHLLKADMAGMSTQITSTTKEINDRLSQAAGYMMGVQQELGKMQEIGRSMKDLQDFLRSPKLRGNVGEQVLRDLLQQMIPKNNFDLQYGFKSGEKVDAIVKTKNGLIPIDAKFPMENFNRAMKAADEADKAKYLNEFAKDVRKHINSIARKYILPGEGTVDFALMYVPSEAIYYEILVNSDLQNSGIDQKVYMVSPNTFYYFLQTIMLSLEGEKVEEKAKLVLQALKGIQQDTRKFGDELDLVGGHLTRAKNAMEGASSSYAKLSTKIETTGQLQAASVDEIEEVTEKLGAPQG is encoded by the coding sequence ATGATTGCCTTATTAATTGCGCTATTCATTTTGGTTATGGGCGGTTTTGCCTTGATTATTCTGCTACTCAATCAACGAATTGGTGAGCTCAAAAACGATAGCGGCTTGCATTTATTAAAAGCCGACATGGCTGGTATGAGCACCCAAATCACATCTACCACCAAAGAGATCAATGACCGCTTGAGCCAGGCAGCCGGGTACATGATGGGTGTTCAGCAGGAGCTGGGTAAGATGCAAGAAATCGGCCGCAGCATGAAAGATCTACAGGATTTCCTGCGTTCACCGAAATTGCGCGGTAACGTTGGGGAGCAGGTCTTGCGCGATTTGTTGCAGCAGATGATTCCTAAAAACAACTTTGACCTTCAATATGGCTTTAAGTCTGGCGAAAAGGTCGACGCCATAGTTAAAACCAAGAATGGCCTGATTCCGATCGATGCTAAGTTTCCAATGGAAAACTTTAATCGGGCCATGAAGGCAGCCGATGAGGCCGACAAGGCTAAGTACCTTAACGAATTTGCAAAGGACGTGCGCAAACACATTAATTCGATTGCCAGAAAATACATTTTACCTGGAGAGGGGACGGTTGATTTTGCTCTAATGTATGTACCTAGTGAGGCCATTTACTATGAGATTTTGGTCAATTCAGACCTGCAAAACTCCGGTATCGACCAAAAAGTTTACATGGTTTCGCCTAATACCTTCTATTACTTCTTGCAAACCATAATGCTTTCGCTCGAGGGCGAAAAGGTTGAAGAAAAGGCCAAATTGGTCTTGCAGGCGCTCAAGGGTATCCAACAAGACACCCGGAAATTTGGCGACGAACTTGATTTGGTCGGCGGGCACCTAACCAGAGCCAAGAACGCCATGGAGGGCGCTAGTTCCAGTTATGCTAAACTATCAACTAAGATTGAGACGACTGGCCAGCTGCAAGCTGCCAGCGTTGATGAGATCGAGGAAGTGACCGAAAAACTGGGAGCACCGCAAGGGTGA
- the pheT gene encoding phenylalanine--tRNA ligase subunit beta, whose protein sequence is MNVPTEWLQDYLSKKLTTKQMAEALEANGVEIEQIMYAQEIDEQIIVVEVKKVIQHPNADKLKIAIIDTGSAEIRLVCGGPNLKTGQKLAFAQVGSRLPDGSLMKEAVIRGEKSPGMLATATELGLGGDASNLLILPSDSKPGVSVGKLLSQTDVVDVTTQANRFDLLSYIGLAREIAAKTGSELKLPPISKPKDDLPSLEVKVEAKEAVKAIRTVGISLDQQHGTSPTAKARLEAAGQRSINLAVDITNYTMLETGQPLHAFDADKLKLPLSIRFAKPGEKLTTLDCIKRQLTSLDLVIADARGPLDLAGIIGGKDFEVEESSKNLILVSGTFDATTIRKTAKRHGIRTEASARFERALAPELGRFGLERCLFNFEQAAAAKQTTAVCEIVLVPSTLTRISVDPEHISRILSLAVSKTALATQLGKFGFETKDAGSSLEVAVPWWRPDVSLAEDLAEEYIRLVGFDGVESRLPKWQPSKAPSDDYWAPVWQAKACLAGLGLFDVITYSFVSQDQIKAFGYKTSDHLKLKNPMSQEQAYLRRNLLPSLYQASLRNQNYRDSFGLYEISRVFIPTKPTQQPTEPTQLAVLCKSRNGAYTAAKEALDGLCRAFNIEVTLTIEAYSEFMPNRSASIKIGTKSLGRIGELHPRYLTEFKSQTNLAYLEIDLLELIQAAREPLYQPISRYPSLLRDLTVIIPTKVMWQDVAGVIADSGLAKATFLNDYYDANLGASNKTLAMRLEMSSLTGTLTTKEASDRLAKIEALLKKHFGASTR, encoded by the coding sequence ATGAATGTCCCGACTGAGTGGCTACAAGACTATCTAAGTAAAAAACTCACAACCAAACAAATGGCTGAGGCCTTAGAAGCTAATGGCGTAGAAATAGAACAAATAATGTATGCACAAGAAATAGACGAACAAATTATTGTTGTAGAAGTTAAAAAAGTTATTCAACATCCAAACGCCGATAAGCTCAAAATTGCCATAATTGATACCGGTTCAGCCGAAATCAGATTAGTCTGCGGGGGCCCTAACCTTAAAACAGGTCAAAAATTGGCTTTTGCACAGGTTGGCTCGCGATTGCCCGACGGTAGCTTAATGAAGGAGGCAGTAATTCGGGGCGAAAAGTCGCCGGGTATGCTTGCAACTGCCACCGAACTCGGTTTGGGCGGTGATGCCTCTAACTTACTGATCCTGCCAAGCGACTCAAAACCAGGTGTCAGTGTTGGCAAGCTCCTTAGCCAAACCGACGTTGTTGACGTAACGACTCAAGCCAACCGATTTGATCTGTTATCATACATCGGCCTAGCTCGCGAAATTGCGGCTAAAACCGGATCGGAGCTAAAACTCCCCCCTATTTCTAAACCAAAAGACGACTTGCCGTCTCTCGAGGTGAAGGTAGAGGCCAAAGAGGCAGTCAAGGCTATTAGAACGGTAGGGATCAGTCTCGATCAGCAGCATGGCACCAGTCCCACGGCCAAGGCCCGACTGGAAGCCGCTGGGCAGCGTAGCATCAATCTAGCGGTTGATATTACTAACTACACGATGCTCGAGACCGGGCAACCTTTGCACGCTTTTGACGCTGATAAACTCAAGCTTCCTTTAAGCATTCGCTTTGCTAAACCAGGTGAAAAGCTAACCACCCTCGATTGCATTAAGCGCCAATTGACCAGTCTGGATCTGGTTATTGCCGACGCCCGCGGCCCCCTGGATCTGGCTGGCATCATCGGCGGCAAAGACTTCGAAGTCGAAGAATCATCCAAGAATCTGATTCTTGTATCGGGCACTTTTGATGCCACGACCATTCGCAAAACGGCCAAACGGCATGGGATTCGCACCGAGGCCAGCGCTCGCTTCGAGCGCGCTCTGGCTCCCGAATTGGGGCGATTTGGTCTGGAGCGCTGCCTGTTCAATTTCGAGCAGGCTGCGGCTGCCAAACAGACCACGGCTGTGTGCGAAATAGTTTTGGTACCTTCAACGCTAACGCGCATTTCAGTCGACCCCGAGCATATTAGCCGGATTCTGAGTCTAGCGGTAAGCAAGACAGCACTTGCGACCCAGTTAGGCAAGTTTGGCTTTGAGACTAAAGACGCAGGATCATCTCTGGAAGTTGCTGTACCCTGGTGGCGGCCCGATGTGTCGCTAGCCGAAGATCTAGCCGAAGAGTACATTCGCCTAGTTGGTTTTGATGGCGTCGAGTCTCGCTTGCCCAAATGGCAGCCCTCTAAAGCCCCGAGCGATGATTACTGGGCTCCTGTCTGGCAGGCTAAGGCCTGCTTGGCTGGACTGGGGCTGTTCGATGTCATTACCTATTCATTCGTTAGCCAAGATCAAATTAAAGCCTTTGGTTACAAAACTAGCGATCATTTGAAGCTGAAAAACCCGATGTCGCAAGAACAAGCCTATCTGCGGCGCAATTTACTACCCAGCCTCTATCAAGCTAGTCTGCGTAATCAAAATTACCGCGACAGCTTCGGTCTCTACGAAATTTCACGAGTTTTCATCCCGACCAAACCGACTCAGCAGCCGACAGAGCCGACTCAATTAGCTGTTTTATGCAAAAGTCGAAACGGGGCCTATACGGCCGCCAAAGAGGCTCTAGATGGGCTCTGCCGGGCATTCAACATTGAAGTTACTCTGACAATTGAAGCCTACAGCGAGTTTATGCCAAATCGATCAGCCAGCATAAAAATCGGGACCAAATCCCTTGGCCGCATTGGCGAACTCCACCCCAGATATTTAACTGAGTTTAAATCCCAGACTAACTTGGCTTATTTAGAAATTGATTTGTTGGAACTGATACAAGCCGCTCGCGAACCTCTCTACCAGCCGATTAGTCGCTACCCTAGCTTGCTGCGTGACTTAACCGTCATCATTCCCACCAAAGTCATGTGGCAGGATGTAGCGGGGGTAATAGCAGATTCTGGCCTGGCCAAAGCCACTTTTTTGAACGACTACTACGATGCCAACCTGGGCGCTAGCAATAAGACGCTAGCTATGCGGCTAGAAATGAGTTCTCTAACTGGGACACTAACTACTAAAGAAGCCTCTGATCGCTTAGCTAAAATCGAGGCTTTGCTGAAAAAGCATTTTGGAGCCAGCACTCGTTAA
- the trpS gene encoding tryptophan--tRNA ligase, with the protein MKRILSGIQPSGDVTLGNYLGAMKRWSTLEQTKGGEYFYFVPNLHALTNRPNPDELKQKTLSAVAWLLALGIDHKRSHIYVQSQIPQHSELMWILSNYTGFGELSRMTQFKDKSQKLGPQGQVAGLFLYPVLMAADILLYDADEVPVGQDQIQHVELARDIAERFNKVYGPTFRVPKATVQDSGAKIMDLQDPTKKMSKSDGTSNLGCIFLTDSSETMKQKIIRAVTDSSGQIRFRSGQPAVSNLLTIYSLLSDRPIEDIEKSYHDSGYQDFKSDLAELLIKVLDPVQKRFQEIMDDQAELEKIIEMGSDKAADLADTKLVQVKTTLGLL; encoded by the coding sequence GTGAAACGAATTTTATCGGGTATTCAACCGAGTGGCGATGTCACGCTCGGCAATTATTTGGGCGCCATGAAGCGCTGGTCAACCCTCGAGCAAACCAAGGGCGGTGAGTACTTTTACTTTGTGCCCAACCTCCATGCCCTAACCAACCGCCCTAACCCAGATGAACTCAAGCAAAAAACGCTCTCAGCTGTGGCTTGGCTACTAGCCTTAGGCATCGATCATAAGCGCAGTCACATTTACGTTCAGTCCCAGATTCCCCAACATAGCGAACTGATGTGGATCCTTAGCAATTACACTGGCTTTGGGGAGTTATCACGCATGACTCAATTCAAAGACAAGAGCCAAAAGCTGGGGCCCCAGGGTCAAGTGGCTGGTCTGTTTCTGTATCCGGTGCTAATGGCGGCCGATATCCTACTCTACGACGCTGATGAAGTCCCAGTCGGTCAGGATCAGATTCAGCACGTTGAGCTAGCCCGAGACATTGCTGAGCGTTTCAATAAAGTCTACGGCCCGACCTTTCGAGTCCCCAAGGCCACTGTTCAAGATTCGGGCGCCAAGATTATGGATTTACAGGATCCAACCAAGAAAATGAGCAAAAGCGATGGGACTAGCAACCTCGGCTGCATTTTCTTGACCGATAGCTCTGAGACGATGAAGCAAAAGATCATCAGGGCAGTGACTGATTCCAGCGGTCAAATCCGGTTTAGATCCGGGCAACCAGCGGTTAGCAATTTACTAACAATTTATAGTTTATTATCCGATCGACCGATTGAAGACATCGAGAAAAGCTATCATGACTCAGGTTATCAAGACTTTAAGTCCGATCTGGCCGAATTACTGATCAAAGTTCTGGATCCCGTCCAAAAACGCTTCCAAGAAATCATGGATGATCAAGCAGAGCTCGAAAAAATCATCGAGATGGGCAGCGATAAGGCTGCTGACCTAGCGGATACTAAGTTAGTTCAGGTTAAAACTACTCTCGGATTGCTCTAA
- the pheS gene encoding phenylalanine--tRNA ligase subunit alpha: MNLDKIVVNSTTVIKKSASIQELEKLRVKYLGRSGEITEVLKQIGKLPANQRASLGKQANQAKQQIELVIKARQGELEQDQITKELGETKIDLSAPTPSQRFGHTHPINNLLSDIVRLFWQMGFEVVQGPEIETQWYNFEALNLPADHPARDMQDTFYLEDDNLPRTHTSGMQIRHMEANQPPIRIISPGKVYRNEDEDSRHIWSFVQVEGLVVDEGIGVADLKGTLLAMVQGVLGKDTEIRLRPNYFPYTEPSIEVDASCVICHGKGCATCSGTGWIELLGSGLVHPQVLENVGIDSKRYSGFAFGVGLERLAAVKYQVPDLREFWRPNLRFLEQF, encoded by the coding sequence ATGAATTTGGATAAAATCGTAGTAAATTCTACAACAGTTATTAAAAAAAGTGCCAGCATTCAAGAGCTGGAAAAACTCAGAGTGAAGTATCTGGGCCGCAGCGGGGAAATTACCGAGGTGCTAAAGCAAATTGGAAAACTACCAGCCAATCAACGGGCATCTCTGGGGAAGCAGGCCAACCAAGCCAAGCAACAGATAGAACTAGTTATAAAAGCTAGACAAGGGGAGCTGGAGCAGGATCAAATTACCAAAGAGTTAGGTGAGACCAAAATAGATCTTTCGGCTCCGACTCCAAGCCAGCGCTTTGGGCATACTCACCCTATCAATAACTTGCTTTCTGACATTGTGCGACTCTTCTGGCAAATGGGTTTCGAGGTGGTCCAGGGTCCTGAAATTGAAACCCAATGGTATAACTTTGAAGCTCTCAACTTGCCAGCCGATCACCCGGCTCGCGATATGCAAGATACTTTTTATCTGGAAGATGATAATTTACCCAGAACCCATACGTCTGGCATGCAAATCAGACACATGGAGGCAAATCAGCCTCCGATTCGAATCATTTCTCCCGGTAAAGTATACCGTAACGAGGACGAAGATTCTCGCCACATCTGGTCATTTGTCCAGGTCGAGGGCCTGGTAGTTGATGAGGGCATTGGCGTAGCCGATTTGAAGGGCACACTACTGGCCATGGTCCAAGGTGTCTTAGGTAAGGATACCGAAATCAGGCTTAGACCAAATTATTTCCCCTATACAGAGCCATCAATTGAAGTTGATGCTAGCTGTGTCATCTGCCATGGTAAGGGCTGCGCGACTTGCTCGGGGACTGGTTGGATCGAGTTACTCGGTTCAGGCCTGGTCCACCCCCAAGTTTTAGAAAACGTTGGCATCGATTCGAAGCGCTATTCTGGCTTTGCCTTCGGGGTTGGCCTGGAGCGGCTAGCAGCAGTAAAGTACCAAGTTCCAGATCTACGAGAGTTCTGGCGGCCAAACCTACGCTTTTTGGAGCAATTTTAA
- a CDS encoding HAD family phosphatase encodes MPGRKFKAIGFDIGGVILPSERQRLYSYCQAVFGAPVDEIESAINSHLNDLETGSINLDQFWKDVTKSLGVDYNAKVDRALWADHYIADTPVRTELLELSDRLRQRGYKTGLLSNTHAEHAILNRYRHIFNHFDAAVLSHEIHAVKPEPEAFLALCKALEVLPSDTIFIDDLATNVAGAERVGMVGLEYFGYQDLVQKLNQLGIEAN; translated from the coding sequence ATGCCTGGGCGCAAGTTCAAGGCCATCGGCTTCGACATCGGTGGGGTCATTCTGCCGAGCGAAAGGCAACGCTTGTACAGTTACTGTCAGGCAGTTTTTGGTGCTCCCGTCGATGAAATTGAGTCCGCTATTAATTCCCACCTAAACGACCTCGAGACAGGAAGCATTAATCTGGATCAGTTCTGGAAAGACGTCACCAAAAGCTTGGGCGTTGATTATAATGCCAAAGTTGATCGAGCCCTTTGGGCCGATCATTATATCGCTGATACTCCAGTTAGAACGGAACTGCTTGAACTATCGGATCGCCTGCGGCAGCGGGGGTATAAGACCGGCTTGCTTTCAAATACTCACGCTGAGCACGCCATCTTAAACCGCTATCGGCACATCTTTAATCATTTTGATGCGGCTGTATTGAGTCACGAAATTCACGCGGTTAAGCCGGAGCCAGAAGCTTTCCTGGCCCTCTGTAAAGCCTTAGAGGTTTTGCCTTCAGATACCATTTTCATCGACGATCTGGCAACCAACGTGGCTGGCGCCGAAAGGGTAGGCATGGTTGGCCTGGAATATTTCGGCTACCAAGATCTGGTCCAGAAATTGAATCAATTGGGAATAGAAGCTAATTAG